A genomic segment from Desulfurispirillum indicum S5 encodes:
- the bcp gene encoding thioredoxin-dependent thiol peroxidase, giving the protein MLNVGDKAPLDICVKDQDDREICLGDLLGQKVVLYFYPKDSTPGCTTQACGIRDNWSAISATGALLFGVSPDSTRSHRNFREKQSLPFPLLADTEHRLAEAFGAWGEKSMYGRTYMGIFRMTFILDEQGTIEHVFPKVKPKEHAAELLRALGH; this is encoded by the coding sequence ATGCTCAACGTCGGCGACAAAGCTCCACTGGATATATGTGTCAAGGATCAGGATGACCGTGAAATCTGCCTGGGTGACCTGCTGGGTCAGAAGGTGGTTCTCTATTTCTACCCCAAGGACAGCACCCCCGGCTGCACCACCCAGGCCTGCGGTATCCGCGACAACTGGTCCGCCATCTCGGCAACGGGAGCGCTGCTCTTTGGAGTCAGCCCCGACTCGACCAGAAGCCACCGCAATTTTCGCGAAAAACAGTCCCTGCCATTCCCCCTCCTGGCCGACACGGAACACAGGCTGGCCGAAGCCTTCGGTGCCTGGGGCGAAAAGTCCATGTACGGCCGCACGTATATGGGAATATTCCGCATGACCTTCATTCTCGACGAACAGGGCACCATAGAGCACGTCTTCCCCAAGGTAAAACCCAAAGAGCACGCGGCTGAGCTGCTGCGGGCTCTGGGCCATTGA
- a CDS encoding AEC family transporter has product MAAPSPSAGLLETLLFTQQITAPVFLLVFLGLLLRRTNLITDEFNQTASGLVFKVTLPLLVFLSLLRTDLTMVFVPGLLAYAILVTLLGFLWLLWHARRLPSAADRGVFVQGAFRGNLGILALALAGNQYGEPGMALTSILMAALVVQYNMLSVIALNMWRETTGTRWLFMLRDMLRNPLIIAVTLAIPASLWQLSLPGVVMKTADSLASMTLPLALLCVGAALDLKVLRATSGTALMATAYKLIILPAPMLFGAWLLGYSGMTLGVLFLIFACPTAAASYVMARSMGGNASLAANIIALTTVLGTLTISLGVFGLSLTGLS; this is encoded by the coding sequence ATGGCGGCACCATCGCCTTCCGCAGGACTGCTTGAAACCCTCCTTTTCACGCAGCAGATAACCGCACCGGTTTTCCTGCTGGTCTTCCTGGGCCTCCTCCTGCGCCGCACAAACCTGATAACCGATGAATTCAACCAGACTGCCTCGGGGCTGGTATTCAAAGTCACCCTGCCCCTGCTGGTCTTCCTGAGCCTGCTGCGCACCGACCTGACCATGGTCTTTGTGCCGGGCCTGCTGGCATACGCGATCCTGGTGACCCTCCTGGGTTTTCTCTGGCTGCTGTGGCATGCCAGAAGGCTCCCGTCTGCCGCCGATCGCGGTGTCTTCGTCCAGGGAGCCTTTCGCGGCAACCTGGGAATTCTGGCCCTGGCCCTGGCTGGCAATCAATACGGAGAACCGGGCATGGCCCTGACTTCCATTCTGATGGCCGCCCTGGTGGTGCAGTATAATATGCTCTCGGTCATCGCCCTGAACATGTGGCGTGAAACCACGGGAACACGCTGGCTCTTCATGCTTCGGGACATGCTGCGCAACCCCCTGATCATTGCCGTCACGCTGGCCATACCCGCGTCCCTGTGGCAACTCTCCCTGCCCGGCGTGGTCATGAAAACCGCCGATTCCCTGGCCTCCATGACCCTGCCCCTGGCACTGCTCTGCGTTGGAGCCGCCCTCGACCTGAAGGTACTGCGCGCCACCTCGGGCACCGCCCTGATGGCCACCGCCTACAAGCTGATCATCCTGCCCGCCCCCATGCTTTTTGGTGCCTGGCTGCTGGGCTACAGTGGCATGACCCTGGGGGTGCTCTTTCTTATCTTTGCCTGCCCCACCGCAGCCGCCAGTTACGTCATGGCCCGCTCCATGGGGGGCAATGCGTCCCTGGCAGCCAACATCATTGCCCTGACCACTGTTCTTGGCACTCTGACCATCAGCCTGGGGGTTTTCGGGCTCAGCCTGACTGGCCTGAGCTGA
- a CDS encoding TatD family hydrolase: MNANVRYHNHIASELQCYFVDSHVHLPRCHGVDAAYRDHPCLVPAVEGEDNRFLIQRYGRASIALGYHPRMACHAIDWESMADLLGSGGFAAIGECGLDKRLGNLPRQMEVFERQICLARDFDLPLIIHCVGHQDVLLALHRHYRFRGVLHAFHWRHLPPPLLTGDLFFGYCCRLPLTARAQTLFASLPLDRILVETDGDEHTGARWSDLIEAYGRLARMKGLPLPEAARQISDNYHRLLAAEAGFLR; encoded by the coding sequence GTGAATGCGAATGTCCGTTATCATAACCACATAGCCAGTGAGTTGCAATGCTATTTTGTGGACTCCCACGTGCATCTTCCGCGCTGTCACGGGGTAGATGCAGCCTACCGTGATCACCCCTGTCTGGTGCCGGCGGTGGAGGGGGAAGACAATCGCTTCCTGATTCAGCGCTATGGGCGCGCGTCCATAGCCCTTGGCTATCATCCCCGCATGGCCTGTCATGCCATTGACTGGGAATCCATGGCTGATCTGCTTGGGAGTGGCGGATTTGCCGCCATTGGCGAATGTGGACTGGATAAGCGTCTTGGCAATCTGCCCCGCCAGATGGAAGTCTTTGAGCGTCAGATTTGCCTTGCCCGTGACTTTGATCTGCCTCTGATTATTCACTGCGTCGGCCACCAGGATGTGCTGCTGGCGCTCCATCGTCACTACCGTTTCCGGGGGGTGCTGCATGCCTTTCACTGGCGTCACCTGCCGCCCCCTCTGTTGACGGGCGATCTGTTTTTTGGCTATTGTTGCAGGCTGCCACTGACCGCCAGGGCACAGACGCTCTTTGCCTCCCTGCCTCTGGATCGCATCCTGGTGGAAACCGATGGCGACGAACACACGGGGGCGCGCTGGTCGGACCTGATCGAAGCCTATGGGCGCCTGGCCAGGATGAAAGGCCTGCCCCTGCCTGAAGCTGCGCGCCAGATCAGCGACAACTACCACAGGCTGCTTGCCGCAGAAGCAGGTTTTCTGCGATGA
- a CDS encoding tRNA threonylcarbamoyladenosine dehydratase, whose amino-acid sequence MSVSPTNDRASALFSRSQILIGSDCQKRLQQSSMVVFGLGGVGSFVTEALARSGVGRLTIVDFDDVAESNINRQIYALRSTLGQPKAVVAQQRIGDINPDCEVRAVTAFHRGDILSVDGVADADVVLDCIDSFSPKLYLIRSLLEQQKTFLSSMGAAGKLDPAMVRLGTMAQTSICPMARRLRKFLRKNQCSLHFPVVYSVENPCYAMPLVAAPTGIGRERVQQGSMVFVPAVFGMHMASWACRQIIHNQNQQSV is encoded by the coding sequence GTGTCCGTATCCCCGACGAATGACCGTGCCAGTGCCCTTTTTTCCCGCAGTCAGATACTGATCGGCAGTGATTGTCAGAAGCGTTTGCAGCAAAGCTCCATGGTGGTATTCGGCCTGGGTGGAGTGGGGTCATTTGTAACGGAAGCCCTGGCTCGTTCCGGAGTGGGGCGATTGACCATTGTGGATTTTGACGATGTGGCCGAGAGCAACATTAACCGCCAAATTTACGCCCTGCGCTCCACCCTGGGGCAGCCCAAGGCGGTGGTGGCGCAGCAACGCATTGGCGACATTAACCCTGATTGTGAAGTACGAGCGGTGACAGCCTTCCACCGTGGGGATATTCTTTCTGTAGATGGAGTTGCCGATGCAGATGTCGTTCTCGACTGCATTGATTCCTTTTCGCCAAAACTGTACCTGATACGCTCTTTGCTGGAGCAGCAAAAAACCTTTCTCAGCAGCATGGGCGCCGCTGGAAAGCTTGACCCTGCAATGGTGAGACTGGGGACCATGGCGCAGACCAGCATTTGCCCCATGGCCCGGCGTCTGCGGAAGTTTCTGCGAAAAAATCAGTGCTCTCTCCATTTTCCAGTGGTATACTCCGTCGAGAATCCCTGTTACGCTATGCCCCTGGTGGCAGCACCCACCGGCATTGGCCGTGAACGGGTGCAGCAGGGCAGTATGGTCTTTGTCCCTGCGGTATTTGGAATGCATATGGCCAGTTGGGCCTGCCGGCAGATTATTCACAACCAAAATCAGCAGAGTGTGTAA
- the lnt gene encoding apolipoprotein N-acyltransferase, which produces MSYVFAILSALLTIAAFEPLGYHWLAWIALIPLLVAIQIAKRPFVTGFLWGVVFFTASLHWIPHIFNTYALSNHLFGVPAMLLLSAYLAIFPAIFAWGIRQIVTSNHHSLWTAVQVASLFVALEFLRGTLFTGFPWNLLGYSVLNFDYISQVLRVVGVYGLGFIVVFINYTLYVLLVKSFRPNMTYLFLGCGALLGVTVFYSAWVIGVEETFEYDSIPVRVVQGNIDQFQKWDDEYAEANLERHISLSRHEDFSSGLLVWPESALPFFFNSDHPGKQRVTRLVRELQSTLITGALFYESKEDGTMSYYNSAAVLDAEGQLVDRYDKIHLVPFGEYTPFKETLLPFVEKFVMGEDYSSGTQWRALQTPHGRAGTFICFESIFPELVARVTREADFLVNITNDAWFGETWAPYQHLAMARARAIENGKFLIRNSNSGITAVYDQFGRVVEHIPLQSSGAFSVDVDIIPRITLFNRYPYLFPVFALLVTVFGAMDSWRGRRRKKLSL; this is translated from the coding sequence ATGTCTTACGTATTCGCCATTCTCTCGGCTCTTCTCACCATAGCAGCCTTTGAACCCCTGGGATATCACTGGCTCGCCTGGATCGCCCTGATCCCCCTTCTGGTAGCCATTCAGATTGCCAAACGCCCGTTTGTGACAGGCTTTTTGTGGGGAGTGGTTTTCTTTACCGCCTCCCTGCACTGGATACCCCATATATTCAATACCTACGCGCTTTCCAATCACCTGTTCGGCGTTCCTGCCATGTTGCTGCTCAGTGCCTACCTGGCGATCTTTCCGGCAATCTTTGCCTGGGGAATACGACAGATTGTGACATCAAATCACCACTCCCTGTGGACGGCTGTGCAGGTGGCCAGTCTCTTTGTGGCGCTGGAATTTCTGCGTGGCACTCTGTTCACGGGTTTTCCCTGGAATCTCCTGGGTTACTCGGTGCTGAATTTTGACTACATTTCCCAGGTGCTGCGAGTGGTGGGGGTCTATGGCCTTGGTTTTATCGTGGTCTTCATAAACTATACCCTCTATGTGCTTCTGGTGAAGTCGTTTCGTCCCAATATGACCTACCTTTTCCTCGGTTGCGGCGCGCTTCTCGGTGTGACGGTTTTTTACAGCGCCTGGGTTATTGGTGTGGAGGAGACCTTTGAATATGACAGTATCCCGGTGCGCGTGGTTCAGGGGAATATCGACCAGTTTCAGAAGTGGGATGATGAGTATGCAGAAGCCAATCTTGAGCGCCATATCAGCCTCTCGCGTCACGAGGATTTTTCATCAGGCCTGCTTGTCTGGCCGGAGTCTGCGCTTCCCTTTTTCTTTAACTCTGACCATCCGGGCAAGCAGCGGGTTACGCGACTGGTGCGTGAACTGCAGAGCACGCTCATCACCGGCGCCCTCTTCTACGAAAGCAAAGAAGATGGAACCATGAGCTACTATAACAGTGCTGCTGTGCTGGACGCGGAAGGACAGTTGGTCGATCGTTATGATAAGATTCACCTGGTCCCTTTTGGCGAGTACACGCCCTTCAAGGAGACGCTGCTGCCCTTTGTGGAGAAGTTCGTCATGGGTGAAGATTACTCGTCGGGAACCCAGTGGCGCGCCCTGCAGACCCCCCATGGTCGGGCGGGAACGTTTATCTGCTTTGAGTCCATTTTTCCCGAGCTGGTGGCGCGAGTCACCCGTGAAGCCGATTTTCTGGTGAATATCACCAATGATGCCTGGTTTGGCGAAACCTGGGCTCCTTATCAGCACCTGGCTATGGCCAGGGCCCGAGCTATCGAGAATGGAAAGTTCCTCATCCGCAACTCCAATTCCGGTATTACGGCGGTCTATGATCAGTTCGGGCGGGTTGTGGAGCACATTCCTCTGCAGAGTTCAGGAGCGTTCAGTGTGGATGTGGATATCATTCCCCGCATAACCCTTTTTAACCGTTATCCCTATCTCTTTCCTGTTTTCGCCCTGTTGGTGACGGTTTTTGGTGCCATGGATTCCTGGCGCGGACGGCGGCGCAAGAAGCTGAGCCTCTGA
- a CDS encoding MFS transporter, with protein MILDEQLVRQRIMPLMSVVIFFAVLNGVTFNIAIPDIAAEFSVSPSTVSWVITAYVVIFAFGSVVYARLVDQFSLRSIITFGLIVFCAGSLLGFFASSFPLLILARIIQAVGASGIPALGMLLATLYFPSHLRGAMLGVIASTVAFASGVGPVLGGFVAGQFHWHFLFLIPLVLLPVIPLLYVSLPLDESHVRKPFDFMGALLLGAFVGALLVALTQASWPALLLAAPLLAAAVWHMRRVEYPFIAPQLFTIARYRGGVIAALLVMATVFGMLFAVPIMVRQVYDLSTMAIGVFMFPAAMSAAVAGWLSGRAAGRIGSNRVVRVGYLFLIVGYLCLGASAGLGVVLSALCLIAGHCGFSIVHSSLAGSISGVLPRELTAVGMGFFNLIFFISGAFGTAATGIMLNILHPERASAYMITFGGFFLLALLSLVLFARTFPFSEGATAKSS; from the coding sequence ATGATCCTTGATGAACAGCTGGTGCGCCAGCGCATAATGCCTTTGATGAGTGTGGTGATTTTTTTCGCCGTTCTGAACGGGGTGACCTTTAACATAGCAATCCCCGACATTGCCGCCGAATTCTCCGTTTCTCCCTCCACGGTCAGCTGGGTTATCACTGCCTATGTGGTGATCTTTGCCTTCGGCTCGGTGGTCTACGCCCGGCTGGTTGATCAATTTTCCCTGCGATCCATTATCACGTTCGGCCTGATTGTTTTCTGTGCGGGCTCCTTGCTGGGTTTTTTTGCTTCATCCTTTCCGCTGCTGATACTTGCGCGTATTATTCAGGCAGTCGGAGCCTCGGGGATACCAGCCCTTGGCATGCTGCTGGCGACCCTCTATTTCCCCTCCCACCTTCGAGGTGCCATGCTGGGGGTCATCGCTTCGACCGTTGCCTTTGCTTCCGGCGTTGGTCCGGTTCTGGGTGGCTTTGTGGCAGGGCAGTTCCACTGGCACTTCCTCTTCCTGATACCATTGGTGCTGCTGCCGGTGATTCCCCTGCTTTACGTGTCCTTGCCCCTGGATGAATCCCATGTGCGAAAACCCTTTGATTTCATGGGTGCGTTGCTGCTGGGCGCTTTTGTGGGGGCATTGCTGGTGGCGCTGACCCAGGCGTCATGGCCCGCCCTGCTGCTTGCCGCGCCTTTGCTGGCAGCAGCGGTGTGGCATATGCGCCGCGTCGAGTATCCCTTCATCGCTCCACAGCTTTTTACCATTGCCAGGTACAGAGGCGGTGTGATCGCGGCCTTGCTGGTGATGGCGACGGTTTTTGGCATGCTCTTCGCCGTTCCTATTATGGTGCGACAGGTATATGACCTCTCTACCATGGCCATAGGCGTGTTCATGTTTCCTGCGGCCATGAGCGCGGCCGTGGCGGGATGGCTGTCTGGCAGGGCGGCCGGTCGCATCGGCTCAAACCGGGTGGTGCGGGTGGGATACCTGTTCCTGATCGTGGGGTACCTGTGCCTGGGTGCTTCTGCCGGCCTGGGTGTGGTGTTGAGCGCCCTGTGTCTCATTGCGGGCCACTGCGGTTTTTCCATCGTGCACTCCTCCCTGGCGGGCAGTATCTCCGGCGTGCTGCCACGGGAGCTCACCGCAGTGGGAATGGGTTTCTTTAATCTGATCTTTTTTATTTCCGGTGCCTTTGGCACGGCGGCAACCGGTATCATGCTCAATATTCTGCATCCTGAGCGTGCCAGCGCCTACATGATAACTTTTGGCGGATTTTTCCTGCTGGCGCTGCTCTCCCTGGTGCTCTTTGCCCGCACCTTTCCCTTCTCCGAAGGGGCGACGGCAAAAAGCAGTTGA
- the rpsF gene encoding 30S ribosomal protein S6 — translation MKKYELMFILKPELDEQQLADYIARVDGIIARYEGTIDKFENWGKKKLAYEIDNKSFGFYYLYHLSCASALIDELERNFKISDEMMRFISLRLDKKALEALSKAEQSKAAAAQAQTAQYAASVSAEEPESEDAEAPAAAQEESEA, via the coding sequence ATGAAGAAGTACGAACTTATGTTCATCCTGAAGCCCGAGCTTGATGAACAGCAGCTTGCCGATTACATCGCCCGTGTTGACGGCATTATCGCCCGTTACGAAGGAACCATCGACAAGTTTGAAAACTGGGGCAAGAAGAAGCTTGCCTATGAAATCGACAACAAATCATTTGGTTTCTACTACCTCTACCACCTCAGCTGCGCTTCTGCTCTGATTGACGAGCTGGAGCGGAACTTCAAGATAAGCGACGAAATGATGCGCTTTATCTCTCTGCGTCTGGACAAGAAGGCTCTCGAAGCGCTGAGCAAAGCCGAGCAGTCCAAGGCCGCCGCCGCCCAGGCCCAGACAGCCCAGTATGCGGCTTCCGTAAGTGCCGAGGAACCAGAATCAGAAGATGCAGAAGCGCCCGCTGCTGCCCAGGAAGAAAGTGAGGCCTAG
- a CDS encoding single-stranded DNA-binding protein → MSSFNKVILVGNLTRDPELRFIPSGAAVATLGLAVNNPRADNETLFVDVTVWNKVAENCSKFLSKGSPVLVEGRLIYRTWDDKNTGQKRGKHEIVAETVQFLRGGSGGGRGEGGSSQQDGYSDFDQSYEPPSQGKGRQAMPPVDMPDDDIPF, encoded by the coding sequence ATGTCCTCATTTAATAAGGTCATTCTGGTTGGCAATCTGACCCGGGATCCCGAACTGCGATTCATCCCCTCCGGCGCTGCTGTGGCAACGCTCGGACTGGCCGTGAACAATCCGCGGGCGGATAACGAGACCTTATTTGTCGATGTGACGGTATGGAATAAAGTAGCAGAAAACTGCTCCAAGTTTTTGTCCAAAGGTTCGCCAGTCCTGGTGGAAGGTCGTCTGATCTACCGCACCTGGGATGACAAGAACACCGGACAGAAGCGTGGAAAACATGAAATTGTGGCTGAAACCGTGCAGTTTCTGCGTGGTGGAAGCGGCGGTGGCCGTGGTGAGGGTGGAAGCTCTCAGCAGGATGGCTACAGCGATTTTGACCAGAGCTATGAGCCCCCATCCCAGGGCAAGGGCCGCCAGGCCATGCCACCTGTGGATATGCCCGATGACGATATTCCCTTTTGA
- the rpsR gene encoding 30S ribosomal protein S18, protein MTENTTATENTNASQEQQPRSRAQYSNRPGGGTGRPAGGAGGPRRSFQGGRRRFGRKKVCAFCAEKVDYIDYKDVKRLRTFITERSKIKPRRMTGTCAKHQRSLATAIKRSRMMALLPFTALR, encoded by the coding sequence ATGACTGAAAATACCACTGCCACTGAAAATACCAATGCTTCCCAGGAGCAGCAACCCCGTTCACGTGCCCAGTACAGCAACCGCCCCGGTGGTGGAACCGGCCGACCTGCTGGCGGTGCCGGTGGACCCCGCCGCTCTTTCCAGGGTGGTCGCCGTCGCTTTGGCCGCAAGAAGGTCTGTGCTTTCTGTGCCGAGAAGGTCGACTACATCGACTACAAAGATGTCAAGCGCCTGCGCACCTTCATTACCGAGCGCAGCAAAATCAAACCCCGCCGCATGACCGGCACCTGTGCCAAGCACCAGCGTTCGCTGGCCACAGCTATCAAACGTTCCAGAATGATGGCGCTGCTGCCGTTCACTGCCCTGCGTTAA
- the murC gene encoding UDP-N-acetylmuramate--L-alanine ligase: MFRKKNKIHFVGIGGIGMSGIAEVLLNLDYHVSGSDIRQSATTARLESLGARIYYGHAHSNITDAHVVVTSSAVSKENPEVAEARRKRIPVISRAEMLAELMRMKHGVLIAGAHGKTTTTSLVATVLTDAGLDPTVVIGGRLNKIKSNAKLGQGDLIVAEADESDGSFMHLPPVLSVVTNIDKEHMDHYGSMENLKNTFLKFINKTPFFGVSFVCLDDEHIQDILPRIERSHVTYGLNTNADIFAHHIRRTNGCQRFDVNYNGRELGEFRLCLPGVHNVVNSLPVIGIALEFEVPVDTIRHSLEHFAGVHRRFEITGHMNGFAVVDDYGHHPTEIMAVLKAAREWYSGKVIAIFQPHRYSRVRELYEDFTKSFYDADEVIVADIYPAGEAPIPGLNSQKIAQEIKARGHKQVTHMAGFDEIVAYLKAQHCEDGAIITLGAGNVNTICSLLVTP, translated from the coding sequence GTGTTTCGGAAAAAAAACAAAATCCATTTTGTCGGTATTGGTGGCATAGGAATGAGTGGCATCGCCGAGGTGCTCCTGAACCTGGACTACCACGTCAGTGGTTCCGATATCCGGCAAAGTGCCACCACGGCCCGCCTGGAGTCTCTGGGCGCCAGAATATACTATGGACACGCCCACTCCAATATCACCGACGCCCATGTGGTGGTGACGTCCAGCGCGGTGAGCAAGGAAAATCCGGAAGTTGCAGAAGCCCGTCGCAAGCGCATACCAGTTATCAGCCGTGCCGAGATGCTGGCAGAGCTGATGCGCATGAAGCATGGCGTCCTGATAGCCGGTGCCCATGGAAAAACCACCACCACCAGCCTGGTGGCGACGGTTCTCACCGATGCGGGACTCGACCCCACAGTGGTCATTGGTGGTCGTCTCAATAAAATCAAAAGTAACGCCAAGCTGGGCCAGGGTGACCTGATTGTCGCGGAAGCCGACGAGAGCGATGGCTCATTCATGCACTTGCCTCCTGTGCTTTCGGTGGTAACCAATATCGACAAGGAGCACATGGATCACTATGGTTCCATGGAAAACCTGAAAAACACCTTTCTGAAGTTCATCAACAAGACCCCATTTTTTGGTGTCAGCTTTGTCTGCCTGGACGATGAGCACATCCAGGACATTCTGCCGCGCATCGAACGCAGCCACGTCACCTATGGCCTGAACACCAATGCCGATATTTTTGCCCACCATATCCGTCGCACGAACGGGTGCCAGCGCTTCGATGTCAACTATAACGGTCGAGAGCTGGGCGAATTCCGCCTGTGCCTGCCGGGCGTTCACAATGTGGTCAACAGTCTGCCGGTCATTGGCATTGCCCTGGAATTCGAGGTTCCCGTCGATACCATCCGCCATTCCCTGGAGCACTTTGCCGGAGTACACCGCCGTTTTGAAATTACCGGTCATATGAATGGTTTTGCCGTGGTCGATGATTATGGTCATCACCCCACGGAGATCATGGCCGTGCTCAAAGCCGCCCGTGAGTGGTACAGTGGCAAGGTGATCGCCATTTTCCAGCCCCACCGTTACAGCCGGGTGCGGGAGCTCTATGAGGACTTCACGAAGTCCTTCTATGACGCTGATGAAGTGATTGTGGCCGATATCTATCCGGCTGGTGAAGCCCCCATTCCCGGCCTGAACTCCCAGAAGATCGCCCAGGAGATCAAGGCCCGTGGTCACAAGCAGGTCACCCATATGGCCGGCTTTGACGAAATTGTCGCCTACCTGAAGGCGCAGCACTGCGAAGACGGCGCCATCATCACCCTGGGTGCCGGCAACGTCAATACCATCTGCTCCTTGCTTGTCACGCCCTGA
- the murB gene encoding UDP-N-acetylmuramate dehydrogenase, with the protein MRVLRNSSSAPCSSLRAGGVVPLLYLPQTMEECVQILQRHPSIPVLGRGSNTVLSARNPVPALLVASQLDHISISDETLVAKTGTMLARLATLAVRQGYGGFAPLAGIPGTIGGALVMNAGCYGVHISDRLLWVEIWRDGEIVCLQRHQMEFGYRCSSFDPAREVILRAAFDISLRVDESQQLRQCLERKKASQPTSLPSLGSVFRNPSASVSSWQLLEKCELKGMRLGSMQISEKHANFIVNLERGSAWPDDYVVLARMAANRVYQRTGILLEPEFRYLSKEGYFYGKEIL; encoded by the coding sequence GTGCGGGTATTGCGCAACAGCTCCAGTGCTCCCTGCAGCTCGCTGCGGGCCGGGGGCGTGGTGCCGCTGCTCTACCTTCCCCAGACCATGGAGGAGTGTGTGCAGATCCTGCAGCGGCATCCCTCCATCCCCGTGCTTGGGCGGGGCAGCAATACCGTCCTTTCCGCGCGCAATCCGGTGCCAGCGCTCCTGGTGGCCAGCCAGCTTGACCACATCAGCATCAGCGATGAAACCCTTGTAGCCAAGACCGGTACCATGCTGGCACGCCTTGCGACCCTGGCCGTACGTCAGGGCTATGGCGGGTTTGCACCACTGGCCGGTATTCCCGGCACCATCGGCGGTGCACTGGTGATGAATGCGGGCTGCTATGGCGTGCATATCAGCGATCGCCTGCTGTGGGTGGAAATCTGGCGGGACGGCGAGATCGTCTGCCTGCAGCGTCATCAGATGGAGTTCGGCTACCGCTGCAGCTCCTTTGATCCGGCCAGGGAAGTGATTCTGCGCGCCGCCTTCGACATCTCCCTGCGCGTCGATGAGAGCCAGCAGCTTCGCCAGTGTCTGGAGCGCAAGAAAGCCTCACAACCCACCAGCCTCCCCTCCCTTGGCTCCGTATTTCGCAACCCCTCTGCTTCGGTGTCCAGCTGGCAGCTCCTGGAAAAGTGCGAGTTGAAGGGCATGCGGCTCGGCAGTATGCAGATCAGTGAAAAACACGCCAACTTTATCGTCAACCTCGAGCGCGGCAGCGCCTGGCCCGATGACTATGTCGTCCTGGCCCGTATGGCGGCCAACCGCGTATATCAGCGCACCGGGATACTTCTTGAGCCCGAATTCCGCTACCTCAGCAAGGAAGGGTACTTCTATGGAAAAGAAATTCTTTGA